Proteins encoded within one genomic window of Sphingomonas sp. NBWT7:
- a CDS encoding alpha/beta hydrolase: MTDRPHSATGAAAGGAPDAPPEAVAAASVPSLADLQHWTWVMGRAQQMMLEQGLATLDATPAANPLAAQVRDFWADSLSLWQRFLDPAQPKPEEPAAQSRDKRFKADAWRDNPMFDWIRQSYFLISDHMLRGIDALDGVDERQREQLRFATRGFVDAMSPSNFALTNPEVIAKTIETRGENLLKGLQHMLADMGRGQLTHTPDGAFEIGRNLAVTPGQVIHRTPLYELIQYAPATPDVLATPLVIFPPWINRFYILDLTPEKSFIRWCVERGITVFMVSWKSADATMKDVVWDDYVAAQIDAIDTIRALLDVPAVHAIGYCVAGTTLAATLALLAARGEAAKVHSATFFTAQVDFAQAGELQHFVDDEQLAMVRSLSGEGYLDGRYMAATFNLLRGRDLIWNYVTNNYLLGNDYAPFDLLHWNGDTTNLPAKWHQSYLTDLYRDNLLVKPGALSIDGTPIDLTRVATPTFVQAGREDHIAPAESVWEITRHFRGPVRFLLAGSGHIAGVVNPPSAQKYQYWINDASADTLDAFVAGATETKGSWWAYWFDWLAAHDATRVPADGARQPGQGSLPAIEPAPGSYVRTR, translated from the coding sequence ATGACCGATCGACCCCATTCCGCTACCGGCGCCGCTGCAGGCGGTGCGCCCGACGCGCCGCCGGAAGCCGTCGCCGCCGCTTCCGTCCCCAGCCTCGCCGATCTTCAGCATTGGACATGGGTGATGGGGCGGGCGCAGCAGATGATGCTCGAGCAGGGGCTAGCGACGCTCGACGCGACGCCCGCCGCCAACCCGCTCGCCGCGCAGGTGCGCGATTTCTGGGCCGACAGCCTGTCGCTGTGGCAGCGCTTCCTCGATCCCGCGCAGCCAAAGCCGGAAGAGCCCGCCGCGCAATCGCGCGACAAGCGCTTCAAGGCCGATGCGTGGCGCGACAATCCGATGTTCGACTGGATCCGCCAGTCGTACTTCTTGATCTCGGACCATATGCTGCGCGGGATCGACGCGCTCGATGGCGTCGACGAGCGGCAGAGGGAACAGCTGCGCTTCGCGACGCGCGGTTTCGTCGACGCGATGAGCCCGTCGAACTTCGCGCTGACCAATCCCGAGGTGATCGCCAAGACGATCGAGACGCGCGGCGAGAATTTGCTCAAGGGCCTGCAGCACATGCTCGCCGACATGGGCCGCGGGCAGCTGACGCATACGCCCGACGGTGCGTTCGAGATCGGCCGCAACCTGGCGGTCACCCCCGGCCAGGTAATCCACCGCACCCCGCTCTACGAACTCATCCAATATGCGCCGGCGACGCCCGACGTGCTCGCCACGCCGCTGGTCATCTTTCCGCCGTGGATCAACCGCTTCTACATTCTCGATCTCACGCCCGAAAAAAGCTTCATCCGCTGGTGCGTCGAGCGCGGGATCACCGTGTTCATGGTGTCGTGGAAGTCCGCCGACGCGACGATGAAGGACGTGGTGTGGGACGATTACGTCGCCGCGCAGATCGATGCGATCGACACGATCCGCGCGCTGCTCGACGTGCCGGCGGTGCACGCTATCGGCTATTGCGTCGCGGGGACGACGCTCGCCGCGACGCTCGCGCTGCTCGCCGCGCGCGGCGAGGCGGCCAAAGTGCACAGCGCCACCTTCTTCACCGCGCAGGTCGATTTCGCGCAAGCGGGCGAACTGCAGCATTTCGTCGACGACGAACAGCTGGCGATGGTGCGGTCGCTGTCGGGCGAGGGCTATCTCGACGGGCGCTACATGGCAGCAACGTTCAATCTGCTGCGCGGACGCGACCTGATCTGGAACTACGTCACCAACAATTACCTGCTCGGCAACGACTATGCGCCGTTCGATCTGCTGCACTGGAACGGCGACACCACCAATCTGCCGGCGAAGTGGCACCAGAGCTACCTGACCGATTTGTACCGCGACAATCTGCTGGTGAAGCCCGGCGCGCTGTCGATCGACGGCACGCCAATCGATCTGACGCGCGTCGCGACGCCGACCTTCGTCCAGGCGGGGCGCGAGGATCATATCGCGCCGGCGGAAAGCGTGTGGGAAATCACCCGTCATTTCCGTGGGCCCGTGCGCTTCCTGCTCGCCGGATCGGGGCATATCGCGGGCGTGGTCAACCCGCCGTCGGCACAGAAATACCAATATTGGATCAACGACGCGTCCGCCGACACGCTGGACGCATTCGTCGCCGGCGCCACCGAAACCAAGGGCAGCTGGTGGGCATACTGGTTCGACTGGCTGGCAGCGCATGACGCCACGCGCGTTCCCGCGGATGGGGCACGCCAACCCGGGCAGGGATCGTTGCCCGCGATCGAGCCCGCACCCGGGAGCTACGTCCGCACGCGCTGA
- the clpS gene encoding ATP-dependent Clp protease adapter ClpS has protein sequence MAERRDDGGEGTGVGIATRTRAKTKQPTPYRVLMLNDDYTPMEFVVLCLQRFFRMTSEEATRVMLHVHQKGVGVCGVFSYEVAETKVSQVMDFARQNQHPLQCTLEKA, from the coding sequence ATGGCCGAGCGGCGCGACGATGGCGGTGAGGGAACCGGCGTCGGCATCGCGACGCGTACCCGCGCCAAGACGAAGCAGCCGACGCCATATCGCGTTCTGATGCTCAACGACGACTACACGCCGATGGAATTCGTCGTGCTGTGCCTGCAGCGCTTCTTCCGCATGACGTCCGAAGAGGCGACGCGCGTGATGCTGCACGTTCATCAGAAGGGTGTCGGCGTATGCGGCGTGTTCAGCTACGAAGTCGCCGAGACCAAGGTCAGCCAAGTGATGGATTTCGCGCGGCAGAACCAGCATCCGCTGCAATGCACGCTGGAAAAGGCCTGA
- a CDS encoding NAD(P)/FAD-dependent oxidoreductase, which yields MSKRVAVIGAGMGGLCAAIKAREAGHDVTVFEHADSVGGTWRANRYPGVACDVPAILYQFSFAPNPNWSHNYARGAQIHDYTKGLVEQFGLSEVLRLNEGVTSATWDEAAGEWNVETERGTSERFDAIVPALGQLSRPCFPDIPGVENFAGPKWHAAAWDDSVDLTGKRVGVIGSAASAVQFIPEIAKQAGHLVVFQRTPNWVVPRNDQHVTDETKALMATNVDVAMKLGAAQRAMIFDNADNFFWQAFKWTPEGRAAYTRTALDHLEAQVPDLELRAKLTPDYPIGCKRILITDDFYPALMRDNVTLETAGITGIEANGVRSADGFHELDVLIFATGFETTQWDWSMSVTGEGGRTLKDTWREGPEAYLGIMVAGFPNMFILYGPNTNLGHNSISFMIEQQVGYMLRTLELVEDSQAKAAAVSEDGQRRFNERIQQLLSNTVWADPHCRSWYKAANGRVYQNWAGDCASYAEMTATVDREAVLVR from the coding sequence ATGAGCAAGCGGGTTGCGGTGATCGGTGCGGGCATGGGCGGGCTGTGCGCCGCGATCAAGGCGCGCGAGGCCGGCCACGACGTCACCGTTTTCGAGCACGCCGATTCCGTCGGCGGCACCTGGCGCGCGAACCGCTATCCCGGCGTCGCGTGCGACGTACCCGCGATCCTCTATCAGTTCAGCTTCGCGCCCAACCCGAACTGGAGCCACAATTACGCGCGCGGGGCGCAGATCCACGACTACACCAAGGGTCTCGTCGAACAATTCGGCCTGAGCGAAGTGTTGCGCCTCAACGAAGGCGTGACGAGCGCGACATGGGACGAGGCGGCGGGCGAATGGAACGTCGAGACCGAGCGCGGCACAAGCGAGCGGTTCGACGCGATCGTTCCCGCGCTCGGCCAGCTCAGCCGTCCGTGCTTTCCCGACATCCCCGGCGTCGAGAATTTTGCCGGGCCGAAATGGCATGCGGCGGCGTGGGACGACAGCGTCGATCTCACTGGCAAGCGCGTCGGTGTGATCGGATCGGCCGCCAGTGCGGTGCAGTTCATTCCCGAGATCGCGAAGCAGGCGGGGCATCTCGTCGTCTTCCAGCGTACGCCCAACTGGGTCGTGCCACGCAACGACCAGCATGTGACCGACGAGACGAAGGCGCTGATGGCGACCAACGTCGACGTCGCGATGAAGCTCGGCGCCGCGCAGCGCGCGATGATCTTCGACAATGCCGATAATTTCTTCTGGCAAGCGTTCAAATGGACGCCCGAGGGCCGCGCCGCTTACACCCGCACCGCGCTCGACCATCTCGAGGCGCAGGTGCCCGATCTCGAGCTGCGCGCGAAGCTGACCCCCGATTACCCGATCGGGTGCAAGCGCATCCTCATCACCGACGATTTCTACCCCGCGCTGATGCGCGACAACGTCACGCTCGAAACCGCCGGGATCACGGGCATCGAAGCGAACGGCGTGCGCTCCGCCGATGGCTTCCACGAGCTCGACGTGCTGATCTTCGCCACCGGCTTCGAAACCACGCAATGGGACTGGTCGATGTCGGTCACCGGCGAGGGCGGGCGCACGCTGAAGGACACGTGGCGCGAGGGACCGGAGGCGTATCTCGGCATCATGGTCGCGGGCTTCCCCAACATGTTCATCCTCTACGGGCCGAACACCAACCTCGGGCACAATTCGATCAGCTTCATGATCGAGCAGCAGGTCGGCTACATGCTCAGGACGCTGGAACTGGTCGAGGACAGCCAGGCGAAGGCGGCGGCGGTGAGCGAGGACGGGCAACGGCGCTTCAACGAGCGGATCCAGCAATTGCTGTCGAACACCGTATGGGCCGATCCGCACTGTCGCAGCTGGTACAAAGCGGCGAATGGCCGCGTGTACCAGAATTGGGCCGGCGACTGCGCGAGCTACGCCGAGATGACGGCAACGGTCGATCGCGAGGCCGTGCTGGTGCGGTAG
- a CDS encoding thioesterase family protein: MTRPGFAFSTALKVRYAEIDGQRVVFNSRYLEYADVAVTEYWAWTGIADALGETWREMEFHVRRATVDYLKPLLLGDTVEVSVRIDRVGTSSITKRFELANQHGDLCNVIEIVSVNVHLPTGRPVAIDGDVRRFIDALVVAQPDRVA; the protein is encoded by the coding sequence ATGACCCGTCCCGGCTTCGCCTTCTCGACCGCGCTCAAGGTGCGCTACGCCGAGATCGACGGCCAGCGCGTCGTCTTCAACTCGCGCTACCTCGAATATGCCGACGTCGCGGTCACCGAATATTGGGCGTGGACCGGGATCGCCGACGCGCTGGGCGAGACGTGGCGCGAGATGGAGTTCCACGTCCGCCGCGCCACCGTCGATTATCTCAAGCCGCTGTTGCTCGGCGACACCGTCGAAGTATCGGTGCGGATCGACCGCGTCGGCACGTCGAGCATCACCAAGCGCTTCGAACTCGCCAACCAGCACGGCGATCTGTGCAACGTGATCGAGATCGTCAGCGTCAACGTTCACCTGCCCACCGGTCGCCCGGTGGCGATCGACGGTGACGTGCGCCGCTTCATCGACGCGCTGGTGGTAGCGCAGCCCGATCGGGTGGCGTAA
- a CDS encoding glycine zipper 2TM domain-containing protein produces MRSVALAAIGAAVMVTGCVGDRYGGGPGYVDSGYSRYDYNSPDPAYGGYEADRYYRDDARYRERRLSDNDRVYAGRDGRYYCRRSDGTTGLIVGGIAGGVLGSAISPGGSGLLGALLGGAGGAALGKSVDRNNVRCR; encoded by the coding sequence ATGCGGAGTGTTGCGTTGGCCGCGATCGGTGCGGCGGTGATGGTGACGGGTTGCGTCGGTGACCGCTACGGCGGCGGCCCGGGCTATGTCGACAGCGGCTACAGCCGCTACGATTACAACAGCCCCGATCCGGCCTATGGCGGCTACGAGGCCGACCGCTATTATCGCGACGATGCGCGCTATCGCGAGCGCCGCTTGTCCGACAACGATCGTGTCTATGCGGGCCGGGACGGGCGCTATTACTGCCGCCGTTCGGATGGCACGACCGGTCTGATCGTCGGCGGCATCGCGGGCGGCGTGCTCGGTTCGGCGATTTCGCCCGGCGGGTCGGGCCTGCTCGGCGCGCTGCTCGGCGGCGCGGGTGGCGCGGCGCTCGGCAAGTCGGTCGACCGCAACAACGTACGCTGCCGCTGA
- the murA gene encoding UDP-N-acetylglucosamine 1-carboxyvinyltransferase — MDRILIRGGRRLSGKLPISGAKNAALTLMPCALLTDQPLTLRNLPRLADVDGFGHLLNQLGASTAIEGTRPDEFGRVMTIRTGQLTSTEAPYDIVRKMRASILVLGPILARAGEARVSLPGGCAIGNRPIDLHLKALEAIGAELEMSAGYVTARAPGGRLPGGRYRFPVVSVGATENVVMAAVTARGSSRIENAAREPEIVDLCRCLVAMGAQIEGIGTETLEIEGVDRLHGATYAVMPDRIEAGSYACAAAITGGRLELVNIDAESMGATLSALADAGVLIAQKKNSVTVMAQGPLQPLTLTTAPFPGFATDMQAQFMAMLCMAKGASVLTETIFENRYMHVPELARMGADITVSGRTAVVRGVERLAGAPVMATDLRASMSLILAGLAAEGETSVARVYHLDRGYERLEEKLSAVGADIERVSDG, encoded by the coding sequence ATGGACCGTATTCTCATTCGCGGCGGCCGTCGGCTGTCGGGCAAGTTGCCGATTTCGGGCGCGAAGAATGCCGCGTTGACGCTGATGCCGTGCGCGCTGCTGACCGACCAGCCGCTGACGCTGCGCAACCTGCCGCGGTTGGCCGACGTCGACGGCTTCGGCCACCTGCTCAACCAGCTCGGCGCATCGACCGCGATTGAGGGCACGCGGCCGGACGAGTTCGGCCGCGTGATGACGATCCGCACCGGCCAGCTGACCTCGACCGAGGCGCCATACGACATCGTGCGCAAGATGCGCGCGTCGATCCTGGTGCTCGGCCCGATCCTTGCGCGCGCCGGCGAGGCGCGCGTCTCGCTGCCAGGCGGATGCGCGATCGGCAACCGCCCGATCGACCTGCATCTGAAGGCGCTGGAGGCGATCGGTGCCGAGCTTGAGATGAGCGCGGGCTACGTCACCGCGCGCGCGCCCGGCGGACGCCTGCCGGGCGGCCGGTATCGCTTCCCCGTCGTCTCAGTCGGTGCGACCGAGAATGTCGTGATGGCAGCGGTGACGGCGAGGGGATCGTCGCGGATCGAGAATGCCGCGCGCGAGCCCGAGATCGTCGACCTGTGCCGATGCCTCGTCGCGATGGGCGCGCAGATCGAGGGGATCGGCACCGAGACGCTCGAGATCGAGGGCGTCGACCGGCTGCACGGCGCGACCTATGCGGTGATGCCCGATCGGATCGAGGCGGGCAGCTACGCCTGCGCCGCGGCGATCACCGGGGGCCGCCTCGAGCTGGTCAATATCGACGCCGAGAGCATGGGGGCGACATTGTCGGCGCTTGCCGACGCGGGCGTGCTGATCGCGCAGAAGAAGAATTCGGTGACAGTGATGGCGCAGGGCCCACTGCAGCCGCTGACGCTGACCACCGCGCCCTTCCCCGGCTTCGCCACCGACATGCAGGCGCAGTTCATGGCGATGCTGTGCATGGCGAAAGGCGCGAGCGTGCTGACCGAGACGATCTTCGAGAACCGCTACATGCACGTGCCCGAGCTCGCGCGGATGGGCGCGGACATCACGGTGAGCGGACGCACCGCGGTGGTGCGCGGGGTCGAGCGGCTCGCCGGAGCACCGGTCATGGCGACCGATCTGCGCGCGTCGATGAGCCTCATTCTCGCCGGCCTCGCGGCGGAGGGCGAGACGTCGGTCGCGCGCGTCTATCACCTCGATCGCGGCTATGAGCGGCTTGAGGAGAAGCTGTCGGCGGTCGGCGCCGATATCGAGCGCGTCAGCGACGGATAA
- a CDS encoding LL-diaminopimelate aminotransferase, whose protein sequence is MSDEFYRIKRLPPYVIAEVNAMRAAARAGGEDIIDLGMGNPDLPPPPHVIDKLVEVAKKPDAHGYSASKGIPGLRRAQANYYGRRFGVDIDPETEVVVTMGSKEGLASLATAITAPGDVVLAPNPSYPIHTFGFIIAGATIRAVPTTPDERYFESLERAMAFTVPRPSILVVNYPSNPTAEAVDLAFYERLVAWARENQVWIISDLAYSELYYDGNPTPSIMQVKGAKDVAIEFTSLSKTYSMAGWRIGFAVGNKTLIAAMTRVKSYLDYGAFTPIQAAACAALNGPQDIVEQNRRLYHKRRDVMVESFGRAGWDIPSPRASMFAWAPLPPALAHLGSLEFSKQMLTHAKVAVAPGVGYGENGEGFVRIAMVENEQRLRQAARNVKKYLASMGVNTPARNAG, encoded by the coding sequence ATGTCCGACGAATTCTACCGCATCAAGCGCTTGCCGCCCTATGTCATCGCCGAAGTGAATGCGATGCGGGCCGCGGCGCGTGCGGGCGGCGAGGACATCATCGATCTCGGCATGGGCAACCCCGATCTGCCGCCGCCGCCGCACGTCATCGACAAGCTCGTCGAGGTGGCGAAGAAGCCCGACGCGCATGGCTATTCGGCGTCGAAGGGCATCCCAGGGCTGCGCCGCGCGCAGGCCAATTACTACGGCCGCCGCTTCGGCGTCGACATCGATCCCGAGACCGAGGTCGTGGTGACGATGGGATCGAAGGAGGGGCTCGCCAGCCTCGCCACCGCGATCACCGCGCCGGGCGACGTCGTGCTCGCGCCCAATCCGAGCTACCCGATCCACACCTTCGGATTCATCATCGCCGGCGCGACGATCCGCGCGGTGCCCACGACGCCCGACGAGCGCTATTTCGAGAGCCTCGAGCGCGCGATGGCCTTTACCGTGCCGCGGCCGAGCATCCTCGTCGTCAACTACCCGTCGAACCCGACGGCGGAGGCGGTCGATCTCGCCTTCTACGAGCGGCTGGTCGCCTGGGCGCGCGAGAACCAAGTGTGGATCATCTCGGACCTCGCCTATTCGGAGCTTTATTACGACGGCAATCCGACGCCCTCGATCATGCAGGTGAAGGGCGCCAAGGACGTCGCGATCGAGTTCACCTCACTCAGCAAGACCTATTCGATGGCCGGCTGGCGGATCGGCTTCGCGGTCGGCAACAAGACGCTGATCGCGGCGATGACGCGCGTCAAATCGTATCTCGATTACGGCGCCTTCACGCCGATCCAGGCGGCGGCCTGCGCGGCATTGAACGGCCCGCAGGACATCGTCGAGCAGAACCGCCGCCTCTACCACAAGCGCCGCGACGTGATGGTTGAGAGCTTCGGCCGCGCCGGTTGGGACATTCCGAGCCCGCGCGCCTCGATGTTCGCCTGGGCGCCGCTGCCGCCGGCACTCGCGCACCTCGGCAGCCTCGAATTCTCCAAGCAGATGCTTACCCACGCCAAGGTCGCGGTCGCGCCGGGCGTCGGCTACGGCGAGAACGGCGAGGGGTTCGTGCGTATCGCGATGGTCGAGAACGAGCAGCGGCTGCGCCAGGCGGCGCGCAACGTGAAGAAGTATCTCGCCAGCATGGGCGTCAACACGCCTGCGCGGAACGCGGGTTGA
- a CDS encoding DUF1272 domain-containing protein — protein MLEMRPDCERCGTDLPADEGGAFICSFECTFCADCADAMDERCPNCGGELLDRPARVGAALKKHPAATTRFHKG, from the coding sequence ATGCTCGAGATGCGCCCCGATTGCGAACGCTGCGGAACCGATCTGCCCGCCGACGAGGGCGGCGCCTTCATCTGCTCGTTTGAATGCACCTTCTGCGCCGACTGTGCCGATGCGATGGACGAACGCTGCCCCAATTGCGGCGGCGAACTGCTCGACCGCCCGGCGCGCGTCGGCGCGGCGCTGAAGAAGCATCCGGCCGCGACGACGCGGTTCCACAAGGGGTGA
- the phaP gene encoding phasin family protein (Members of this family are phasins (small proteins associated with inclusions such as PHA granules). Note that several different families of phasins have been named PhaP despite very little sequence similarity to each other.) encodes MTDIPTPISLDEIVVPNAEDGPSPVPPVLKAPTAKPATKKPALAKTAAPAPEIAADAQPVAEPNQSAAPAVRRMKEFKMVETIEMMTDKTKTAFADVNERAKASMEKGARALEDVAAFNKGNIEAIVESSKIAAKGMEQMGQNAAAYAKTSFDHASSAFKSMTTVKSPTELFKLQSDYARSSFDAFVAEASRSTEAALKLAGEIAQPISNRVALAAEKIKVAA; translated from the coding sequence ATGACCGATATCCCGACGCCGATCAGCCTCGATGAGATCGTCGTGCCGAATGCCGAAGACGGGCCCAGCCCGGTGCCGCCGGTGCTCAAGGCGCCGACCGCGAAGCCGGCCACCAAGAAGCCGGCCCTAGCCAAGACTGCCGCGCCCGCGCCCGAGATCGCCGCAGACGCGCAGCCCGTTGCCGAACCCAATCAGTCAGCCGCTCCGGCGGTCCGCAGGATGAAGGAATTCAAGATGGTCGAGACGATCGAGATGATGACCGACAAGACGAAGACCGCGTTCGCCGACGTGAACGAGCGCGCCAAGGCTTCGATGGAGAAGGGCGCGCGCGCGCTCGAGGACGTCGCCGCCTTCAACAAGGGCAACATCGAGGCGATCGTCGAATCGTCGAAGATCGCCGCCAAGGGCATGGAGCAGATGGGCCAGAACGCCGCCGCCTACGCCAAGACCTCGTTCGACCACGCATCGAGCGCGTTCAAGTCGATGACGACGGTGAAGTCGCCGACCGAATTGTTCAAGCTGCAGAGCGACTATGCGCGCAGCTCGTTCGACGCGTTCGTCGCCGAAGCCTCACGCTCGACCGAAGCGGCGCTGAAGCTCGCCGGCGAGATCGCCCAGCCGATCTCAAACCGAGTCGCGCTCGCTGCCGAGAAGATCAAGGTCGCCGCGTAA
- a CDS encoding sulfite exporter TauE/SafE family protein yields the protein MGRRYVIAAYNPLYSLAGVLVGMLVGLTGVGGGSLMTPLLVLAFGFHPATAVGTDLLYASATKTVGGAVHGLRGTVDWVIVRRLAIGSVPAAALTLLVLSRVNAHTSGTGTTIAAVLGIALILTALATFFRTRIVARIGPRFRGMSARRLAALTMLLGALLGVLVSLTSVGAGALGMTALLILYPTTPINRLVGSDIAHAVPLTLIAGIGHWWLGSVDAALLVSLLAGSIPGIVLGSVIATRVTDRVLTPILATTLAVVGLKLIL from the coding sequence ATGGGGCGTCGCTACGTGATTGCCGCCTACAACCCGCTCTACTCGCTCGCCGGCGTCCTCGTGGGGATGCTTGTCGGGCTGACCGGCGTCGGCGGCGGATCGCTGATGACGCCGCTGCTCGTGCTCGCCTTCGGCTTCCATCCGGCCACCGCAGTCGGCACCGATCTGCTCTACGCCTCGGCGACCAAGACCGTCGGCGGCGCGGTGCACGGGCTGCGCGGCACGGTTGACTGGGTGATCGTCCGCCGGCTGGCGATCGGCAGCGTGCCCGCCGCGGCGCTGACGCTGCTGGTGCTTAGCCGAGTGAACGCGCACACCAGCGGGACGGGCACGACGATCGCGGCGGTGCTGGGGATCGCGCTGATCCTGACCGCGCTGGCCACGTTCTTCCGCACGCGGATCGTCGCACGTATCGGGCCGCGCTTCCGCGGCATGAGTGCGCGGCGGCTGGCCGCGCTAACGATGCTGCTCGGCGCGCTGCTCGGCGTGCTCGTCTCGCTCACCTCGGTCGGGGCGGGCGCGCTCGGCATGACGGCGCTGCTGATCCTCTACCCGACGACGCCGATCAATCGGCTGGTCGGTTCGGACATCGCGCACGCCGTGCCGCTCACGCTGATCGCGGGGATCGGGCATTGGTGGCTCGGCTCGGTCGACGCGGCGCTGCTCGTCTCGCTGCTGGCGGGTTCGATCCCGGGCATCGTGCTGGGCAGCGTGATCGCCACGCGCGTCACCGACCGCGTGCTGACGCCGATTCTTGCGACGACGCTCGCCGTCGTCGGGCTCAAGCTGATCCTGTAG
- a CDS encoding Crp/Fnr family transcriptional regulator, whose protein sequence is MPSNSFADRLGEHVVLTEGERTALQLLDDRERAVRRGGALCRENDAVADFFILKRGMLMSFVILNDGSRQILRFILPGDIVSLSTLAYARATETISALADSVVGMFDRSAMARVLRDHPRLYAAMMALDQVTRAALSDRVASLGRTSARARVASVLLEIRDRMRRLDPAFPTSFALGLTQEEIGDATGLTAVHVNRMLRQLEDERLIARAGGCVTLIDEARLVRAAHYVDRMTGVDLSWLSSPS, encoded by the coding sequence GTGCCAAGCAACTCTTTCGCCGATCGGCTCGGCGAGCATGTGGTTCTAACAGAGGGAGAAAGGACGGCGCTGCAGCTGCTGGACGATCGCGAACGCGCGGTGCGGCGTGGCGGTGCGCTGTGCCGGGAAAACGATGCGGTAGCCGATTTCTTCATTCTGAAACGCGGGATGCTGATGAGCTTCGTCATTCTGAACGACGGCAGTCGTCAGATCCTGCGCTTCATCCTGCCGGGCGATATCGTCAGCCTGTCGACCCTCGCCTATGCCCGCGCGACGGAGACGATATCGGCGCTCGCCGACAGCGTCGTCGGCATGTTCGACCGGTCCGCCATGGCGCGGGTCTTGCGCGATCATCCGCGATTGTATGCCGCGATGATGGCGCTCGATCAGGTGACGCGCGCGGCGCTGAGCGATCGCGTCGCTAGCCTCGGCCGTACGTCCGCGCGCGCGCGCGTCGCCTCCGTGCTGCTCGAGATCCGCGATCGGATGCGCCGGCTCGACCCGGCGTTTCCGACCAGCTTCGCACTGGGACTGACGCAGGAAGAGATCGGCGATGCGACCGGGCTGACGGCGGTGCACGTCAATCGCATGCTGCGCCAGCTGGAGGACGAGCGGCTGATCGCGCGGGCTGGGGGCTGCGTTACCCTGATCGACGAGGCGCGGCTGGTGCGCGCGGCGCATTACGTCGATCGGATGACCGGCGTCGATCTGTCGTGGTTGTCTTCACCGAGCTAG